A single genomic interval of Tenuifilum sp. 4138str harbors:
- the rimM gene encoding ribosome maturation factor RimM (Essential for efficient processing of 16S rRNA), producing the protein MGDAGFVEIGYIQRTHGINGELAVSLNSSVEFNPEELESVFLEIEGIPVPFFITRIRFQNPEKAIVKFDDVDSIDQAQELYGVKMLIPSTAIELEDEVYLSDLVGYKVLNTDKSEVGVIVDYTEYSMNATFELVTPDGKHVLIPAADELIVEVDTSAKLLEMELPEGLIDLNL; encoded by the coding sequence ATGGGGGATGCCGGTTTCGTTGAGATTGGATATATCCAAAGAACACATGGCATTAACGGTGAACTGGCGGTGAGTTTAAACTCATCGGTTGAGTTCAACCCCGAAGAATTGGAATCGGTATTTCTTGAAATTGAAGGAATACCGGTTCCTTTTTTTATTACCCGTATTCGTTTCCAAAACCCTGAAAAGGCAATTGTAAAGTTCGATGATGTGGACTCTATTGACCAGGCGCAGGAACTTTACGGTGTTAAAATGTTAATCCCTTCCACCGCTATAGAGCTGGAGGACGAAGTTTACCTTTCCGATTTAGTTGGATACAAAGTGCTGAATACCGACAAATCGGAGGTTGGAGTTATAGTTGATTACACAGAGTACTCAATGAATGCAACATTTGAGTTGGTTACCCCTGATGGTAAACATGTACTGATCCCAGCAGCTGACGAACTGATTGTGGAGGTTGATACTTCGGCTAAGCTGCTTGAAATGGAACTTCCTGAAGGCTTGATTGATTTAAACCTATAG
- a CDS encoding 1-acyl-sn-glycerol-3-phosphate acyltransferase, with translation MPTNRERIEEWSKAYWLLRFYQNFLFKLYFKTEIVGMEKLPPNTTFIFAPNHQNALIDALAMLTLKHSWQPIFLARADIFKKPLVSKILTFLKIMPVYRIRDGFENLSLNDSIFLKTMDIIRKGNGLVILPEGNHAGFKMLRPLKKGIARIALQTEDASDGSLNIHIVPVGLDYSNYVRYRSKLLIRIGEPFPVKKYLDLYRQSKALAYNALIDELSERIKAEMIHIEDEQNYYEYLFLTQLFPKRFIKENKLPNTLNQAFEISKRLILKLDRLKETDRSTFDGIIQLAHELRDRISANRIKTQALPLKVSKAFNLLWMVPLFVALSPLAIFGFINHIIPIIIPYQLSKKFEDVQFHSSVRHAAGLLLLPLAYLIQTVIVGLILKSLAMALLYLVLLPPAAVILYNWRKLFYKIRGLISILIFATRNRNEFERINNHFNRLMNDIKSIF, from the coding sequence ATGCCCACCAATCGTGAACGAATTGAGGAATGGTCAAAAGCATACTGGCTTTTAAGGTTTTACCAAAACTTTTTGTTTAAGCTTTACTTTAAAACCGAGATTGTAGGCATGGAAAAGCTTCCGCCTAATACTACCTTTATTTTTGCCCCCAACCACCAAAATGCGCTAATTGATGCGCTTGCCATGTTAACCCTTAAACATAGCTGGCAGCCCATTTTCCTTGCCCGTGCCGATATTTTTAAGAAACCGCTGGTATCAAAAATACTTACCTTTCTAAAAATCATGCCCGTTTACCGCATTCGCGATGGTTTTGAGAACCTCTCACTTAACGATAGTATTTTCCTAAAAACCATGGATATAATCCGTAAAGGCAACGGTCTTGTAATTCTCCCCGAGGGGAACCATGCTGGTTTCAAAATGCTACGACCTCTAAAGAAGGGTATTGCCCGCATTGCCCTTCAAACCGAGGATGCTTCCGATGGCTCACTTAACATTCATATTGTCCCTGTTGGGCTGGACTACTCAAACTATGTTAGGTATAGGAGCAAATTGCTCATCCGGATTGGTGAACCTTTCCCTGTTAAGAAATACCTTGACCTTTACAGGCAAAGCAAAGCCCTTGCTTACAATGCCCTGATAGATGAACTATCAGAACGCATTAAAGCGGAAATGATTCACATTGAAGATGAACAGAACTATTACGAGTACCTTTTCCTAACCCAGCTTTTCCCAAAAAGATTTATCAAGGAGAACAAACTACCCAATACTCTAAACCAGGCATTTGAAATAAGCAAAAGGTTGATTCTCAAACTCGACAGACTTAAGGAAACGGACAGGAGTACCTTCGATGGGATTATTCAGCTAGCCCATGAGCTGAGGGATCGCATTTCAGCCAACCGGATTAAAACCCAAGCATTGCCGCTAAAGGTAAGTAAAGCTTTTAACCTGCTCTGGATGGTTCCACTTTTTGTTGCATTGTCGCCTTTGGCCATTTTTGGGTTCATCAACCATATCATACCTATAATTATTCCCTACCAGTTAAGTAAGAAATTTGAGGACGTTCAGTTCCACAGTTCAGTTCGCCATGCTGCGGGCTTGCTGTTATTGCCACTTGCATACCTAATCCAAACAGTAATTGTTGGACTGATTCTAAAAAGCTTAGCAATGGCATTGCTTTACCTTGTTTTACTACCTCCCGCAGCAGTTATTCTTTACAACTGGCGTAAGTTGTTCTATAAGATTAGAGGATTAATCAGTATTTTGATTTTTGCGACTAGGAATAGAAATGAGTTTGAACGCATCAATAACCATTTCAATAGGTTAATGAATGATATTAAGTCGATATTTTAA
- the lptB gene encoding LPS export ABC transporter ATP-binding protein — protein sequence MRLYTDTLVKRYKTRTVVKGASVELSQGEIVGLLGPNGAGKTTTFYMIVGLIKPNSGRIFLDDIDITDEPVFRRAQRGIGYLAQEASVFRQLSVEDNIKAVLEMTNFSKDYQHEKLESLLNEFGLQKIRKSLGIQLSGGERRRTEIARALALDPKFILLDEPFAGVDPIAVEDIQNIVAHLKDRNIGILITDHNVHETLSITDRAYLLYDGEILKAGTAEELADDEQVRKLYLGQNFELRK from the coding sequence ATGCGGCTCTATACTGATACACTGGTTAAGCGATACAAGACTCGTACTGTTGTTAAAGGGGCAAGCGTTGAGCTAAGTCAAGGGGAAATTGTGGGGTTGCTTGGCCCCAATGGGGCAGGTAAAACCACAACTTTCTACATGATTGTTGGTTTAATTAAGCCGAACTCTGGCAGGATTTTCCTAGACGATATTGATATAACCGACGAACCTGTTTTCCGCCGTGCACAGCGTGGTATTGGCTATCTTGCTCAGGAGGCTTCGGTTTTTAGGCAGCTAAGCGTTGAGGATAACATTAAGGCCGTATTGGAGATGACTAACTTCAGTAAGGATTACCAGCACGAGAAGTTAGAGTCGTTGCTCAATGAGTTTGGCCTGCAAAAAATTCGGAAGAGTTTGGGAATACAACTTTCAGGTGGTGAACGGCGTAGAACCGAAATAGCCCGTGCGCTTGCCCTTGACCCCAAGTTCATCCTGCTCGATGAGCCATTTGCCGGGGTTGATCCCATTGCCGTGGAGGATATTCAGAATATTGTTGCCCACCTTAAGGATAGGAACATTGGCATTCTTATCACTGATCATAATGTCCATGAAACACTTTCCATTACCGATAGGGCTTACCTACTTTACGATGGAGAAATACTTAAAGCAGGTACTGCCGAAGAACTTGCCGATGATGAGCAGGTTCGAAAGCTTTACCTAGGGCAAAACTTTGAGCTTAGGAAATAA
- the ruvX gene encoding Holliday junction resolvase RuvX, producing the protein MGRIVALDIGRKRTGIAMTDPLRIIASPLETIPTHKVIDYLTELFLKENIDILVVGNPRQMNNTPSEAVNYIKPVINAIKKRFPEMPIELVDERFTSKMALQAMIDGGMKKKDRREKSNVDKISAAIILQSYMEGLKYK; encoded by the coding sequence TTGGGTAGAATCGTTGCACTTGATATTGGTCGTAAGCGAACGGGCATAGCCATGACCGATCCGTTGCGAATTATTGCATCGCCGCTGGAAACCATACCCACCCATAAGGTAATCGATTATCTTACTGAACTTTTTCTGAAGGAAAACATCGACATACTGGTAGTGGGCAATCCCCGCCAAATGAACAATACCCCTTCCGAAGCTGTTAACTACATAAAGCCCGTAATTAACGCCATCAAAAAGAGGTTTCCCGAAATGCCCATTGAACTTGTGGACGAAAGGTTTACCTCCAAAATGGCCTTGCAGGCCATGATTGATGGTGGCATGAAGAAGAAGGACAGGAGGGAAAAGAGCAATGTAGATAAAATCAGCGCTGCCATTATCCTGCAAAGCTACATGGAGGGATTAAAATATAAGTAG
- the rpsI gene encoding 30S ribosomal protein S9, with the protein MQVYNGLGRRKSAVARVYLREGKGNITINGRDLKEYFSSELLHYVVKQPLMVLNATEGFDIKATLDGGGITGQAEALRLGIARALVEYNEANRAVMRANGFLTRDPREVERKKPGRPKARKRFQFSKR; encoded by the coding sequence ATGCAGGTTTATAACGGATTAGGTAGAAGAAAATCGGCTGTTGCCCGTGTTTACCTCCGCGAAGGTAAAGGCAACATCACCATAAATGGCCGCGACCTCAAGGAGTATTTCAGCTCAGAACTGCTCCACTACGTGGTAAAGCAGCCTCTAATGGTACTTAACGCCACCGAAGGTTTTGACATTAAGGCAACTCTCGATGGTGGTGGTATAACCGGTCAGGCTGAGGCTCTTAGGCTTGGTATTGCCCGCGCACTTGTTGAGTACAACGAGGCAAACAGGGCTGTTATGCGCGCCAACGGTTTCTTAACCCGCGATCCTCGTGAGGTTGAACGTAAGAAACCCGGTAGGCCAAAAGCCAGAAAGAGATTCCAGTTCAGCAAACGTTAA
- the rplM gene encoding 50S ribosomal protein L13, which translates to MNTQSYKTVMANDATVKKEWVVIDATDQVLGRLSSQVAKILRGKHKPSYTPHVDCGDSVIIINADKVRLTGRKLTDKEYVRHTGYPGGQRFSTPKEMLHRKPIWVIEHAVKGMLPKNRLGAEMFRNLYVYAGSEHPHEAQQPKKIELSNIK; encoded by the coding sequence GTGAATACGCAAAGTTACAAAACGGTAATGGCAAACGATGCCACCGTTAAAAAGGAGTGGGTTGTGATTGATGCTACTGACCAGGTGCTAGGTCGCCTATCGAGCCAAGTAGCAAAAATCCTAAGGGGGAAACACAAACCCAGCTACACCCCACACGTCGATTGTGGTGATAGTGTAATTATCATCAATGCCGACAAGGTTCGTTTAACCGGTCGTAAGTTAACCGATAAGGAGTATGTACGCCACACCGGATACCCTGGTGGTCAGCGTTTCTCAACCCCTAAGGAAATGCTTCATCGCAAGCCCATTTGGGTTATTGAGCACGCTGTAAAGGGCATGCTGCCTAAGAACAGGCTTGGCGCCGAGATGTTCCGCAACCTTTACGTTTATGCTGGTTCCGAGCATCCGCACGAGGCACAACAACCAAAGAAAATTGAATTAAGCAACATTAAATAA
- a CDS encoding polysaccharide biosynthesis protein: protein MINPPKHTPRWIVFLIDLVICLFSITFSFFVRFEFSISEEYRILLKSVIPLVLFIRAVHFLSFRTFAGLIRYTSTKDAERIFVVTSVSTFVLFVINFINFFISSRFIIPNSILLIDYFLTIILMVGSRLFYKTLYYTIRNSDLNSEKILIVGVEQFAAAVKRAIDRESLTGIQIVGFIDPYNKQEGNKIENIEIYNIGKIEYLIQKHDVTKVILATKNLDPNRKNKIIEKCLKLNVSVQTIPDANAWINGELNVKQIKNIKIEDLLERPPIVLDKKRIQDYIKGKVVLVTGAAGSIGSEMVRQITKFHPNKIILFDVAETPLYELELELKETFQFFDFETVIGSVTNEYRVNRLFEAFKPQVVFHAAAYKHVPMMENNPTEAVFNNVLGTKLVADIAVKFHVEKFVMISTDKAVNPTNVMGASKRIAEIYTQTLNYTSQTKFITTRFGNVLGSNGSVIPRFKKQIENGGPITITHPDIIRYFMTIPEACQLVLEAGAMGQGGEIFIFDMGKPVKILDLAKKMIKLSGLTYGKDIQISFTGLRPGEKLYEELLNNKENTIPTYHPKIMIAKVNEYKQEEVIPKIMELINALPSHNNFRIVSIMKDIVPEFISRNSVYEDIDQQKKYRNEQQSKTA, encoded by the coding sequence ATGATAAACCCTCCAAAACATACACCCCGGTGGATAGTTTTTTTAATCGATTTGGTTATATGCTTGTTTTCCATAACCTTTTCGTTTTTTGTCAGGTTTGAGTTTTCTATTTCAGAGGAATACAGAATACTGCTAAAATCGGTTATCCCTTTGGTTCTTTTCATCAGAGCAGTTCACTTTTTATCGTTCCGTACCTTTGCAGGTTTAATTCGTTATACAAGTACTAAGGATGCCGAAAGAATTTTTGTTGTAACAAGCGTAAGTACTTTCGTTCTTTTTGTCATCAACTTCATCAACTTTTTTATAAGCAGCCGTTTTATTATTCCAAACTCCATTTTACTCATAGATTACTTTTTGACCATAATACTAATGGTTGGATCAAGGCTTTTCTACAAAACACTTTACTATACCATTAGAAACTCTGACCTTAATAGTGAAAAGATTTTGATAGTTGGTGTTGAACAATTTGCTGCGGCTGTTAAGCGCGCAATCGACAGGGAAAGCCTTACAGGCATTCAAATAGTTGGGTTTATTGACCCATACAATAAGCAGGAAGGGAATAAGATAGAAAACATTGAGATATACAATATCGGCAAAATTGAGTACCTAATCCAAAAACACGACGTTACCAAGGTTATTCTTGCGACCAAGAATCTTGATCCAAACCGTAAAAACAAGATTATTGAGAAGTGTTTAAAACTAAACGTTAGCGTTCAAACCATCCCCGATGCAAATGCATGGATTAACGGGGAACTCAATGTAAAGCAGATTAAAAACATTAAAATTGAGGATTTACTTGAAAGGCCACCTATTGTCCTTGACAAAAAGCGAATACAGGACTACATAAAAGGTAAAGTGGTTTTGGTTACAGGTGCTGCCGGATCAATTGGGAGCGAGATGGTAAGGCAAATCACCAAGTTTCACCCCAATAAGATCATTCTTTTCGATGTGGCAGAAACGCCATTATACGAGTTGGAACTTGAGCTAAAGGAAACTTTTCAATTTTTCGACTTTGAAACTGTTATAGGAAGCGTTACAAACGAGTACAGGGTGAACAGGCTATTTGAGGCATTTAAGCCACAAGTGGTATTCCATGCTGCTGCCTACAAGCATGTTCCTATGATGGAAAACAACCCTACCGAAGCGGTGTTTAACAACGTTTTAGGGACAAAACTCGTTGCCGATATCGCTGTAAAATTTCACGTTGAAAAATTTGTAATGATTTCCACCGATAAAGCGGTAAACCCCACAAATGTTATGGGGGCAAGCAAACGTATAGCCGAGATCTACACCCAAACGCTGAACTATACTTCCCAAACAAAGTTTATTACTACCCGTTTTGGAAATGTTTTGGGTTCAAACGGATCAGTTATTCCACGCTTTAAGAAGCAAATTGAGAATGGAGGCCCAATTACCATTACACATCCGGACATTATCAGGTACTTTATGACCATCCCCGAGGCTTGTCAGCTTGTCCTTGAAGCAGGGGCAATGGGGCAAGGTGGCGAAATATTCATTTTTGACATGGGCAAGCCAGTAAAGATTCTCGATCTGGCGAAGAAGATGATTAAACTCTCAGGGCTAACCTATGGTAAGGATATTCAAATCAGCTTTACCGGACTTAGGCCCGGGGAAAAACTATATGAAGAACTACTCAACAACAAGGAAAATACCATTCCTACCTACCATCCTAAGATTATGATTGCCAAGGTTAACGAGTATAAGCAGGAAGAGGTGATACCCAAAATAATGGAATTAATAAACGCTCTTCCAAGCCACAATAATTTTAGGATAGTAAGCATAATGAAGGATATTGTCCCCGAATTTATCAGCCGTAACTCGGTTTACGAAGATATCGACCAGCAAAAAAAGTACAGAAATGAGCAGCAATCCAAAACTGCATAA
- a CDS encoding bile acid:sodium symporter family protein — protein MKRISTITLKLLVFLLVILLSSLANAETIAKKIKTIPQGSDSAFITKTLGTPTEIQVVFRYFYQGNQAVFIDSVIRDIRLAEPHKKLKIKLKRQLKAEQKKETPISSLRIGMNISEALERAGEPDSIVKGEDWYYTNRHRIEMANGKVIKTEVHLKATLETLDWIWLNFTKGGLLFMNITLALIMFGIALQIKIEHFKLLLVSPKPVILGFLSQFLVLPFFTFLLVLIIQPTPSVAMGMILVAACPGGNISNFISSLAKGNVALSITLTAIATLAAIFMTPFNFAFWGKLYSAASNLVIPIEIDAWEMIRTVLILLGIPVILGIAFARFFPNTAERISKPFKIFSIVAFLGFVVAALAANFGYFLKYIHLIALIVLVHNGLGLLVGYTIPSIFKLSKQDRRTIAIETGIQNSGLGLVLIFNPNLFDGLGGMAFIAAFWGIWHIVSGLGIAYYWSRKPL, from the coding sequence ATGAAAAGAATATCAACCATTACGCTAAAGCTGTTAGTTTTCTTATTGGTAATACTGCTATCATCGTTAGCAAACGCTGAAACCATTGCCAAAAAGATAAAAACCATCCCTCAAGGTAGCGATTCAGCTTTTATTACCAAAACACTTGGCACACCAACCGAAATACAGGTGGTTTTCAGGTATTTCTACCAAGGGAATCAGGCCGTTTTTATTGACAGCGTTATAAGGGATATTCGGCTAGCTGAACCGCATAAAAAACTAAAAATTAAGCTGAAAAGGCAACTTAAAGCCGAACAGAAAAAGGAAACTCCCATATCATCGCTCAGGATTGGAATGAATATTTCTGAAGCGCTGGAGCGCGCAGGTGAGCCCGATAGTATAGTAAAAGGAGAGGATTGGTACTACACCAACAGGCATCGTATTGAAATGGCCAACGGAAAAGTTATTAAAACTGAGGTTCACCTAAAAGCCACACTTGAGACACTTGATTGGATATGGCTCAACTTCACAAAGGGTGGTTTGCTTTTTATGAACATCACCCTGGCTTTAATAATGTTTGGCATCGCCCTTCAAATCAAGATTGAGCATTTTAAGCTGTTGCTGGTTAGTCCTAAACCTGTTATTCTCGGTTTCCTTTCACAGTTCCTTGTTTTACCTTTCTTTACATTTCTCCTAGTATTAATTATTCAACCAACACCAAGCGTTGCAATGGGTATGATACTTGTTGCAGCTTGCCCGGGAGGAAATATATCTAACTTCATTTCATCGTTGGCAAAGGGAAACGTGGCACTGTCAATTACTTTGACGGCCATTGCCACCCTTGCGGCAATATTTATGACACCCTTCAACTTTGCCTTTTGGGGAAAACTTTACTCAGCGGCCTCTAACCTGGTAATACCCATTGAGATTGATGCTTGGGAAATGATTAGAACCGTTCTGATACTGCTTGGAATACCGGTTATTCTTGGTATCGCCTTTGCCCGGTTCTTCCCAAATACTGCGGAGCGCATTTCAAAACCTTTTAAGATTTTTTCCATTGTGGCATTTTTGGGTTTTGTTGTTGCCGCGCTGGCTGCTAACTTTGGGTACTTCCTGAAATATATCCATCTAATTGCGCTAATTGTTCTTGTACACAATGGATTGGGGTTACTGGTAGGTTATACTATCCCAAGCATTTTTAAGCTTAGCAAGCAAGACCGAAGAACTATAGCAATTGAAACCGGTATTCAGAATTCAGGTCTTGGACTTGTGCTAATCTTTAACCCCAACCTATTCGATGGACTTGGCGGAATGGCCTTTATCGCTGCCTTTTGGGGTATATGGCATATAGTATCGGGACTTGGGATTGCCTATTACTGGTCAAGAAAACCCCTCTAA
- a CDS encoding acyl-CoA thioesterase: MSSNPKLHKFFHRTPIQIRFNDIDQLSHVTNSVYQQYFDLGRLKYFTEVLQEKMNWEVEGLVLASITIDYIIPIRMWDNIEVLSKIYEIGNKSLKMRQEIFNNTTGEVAAVSKAVMVCFSNAAGKSIPIPHRWRELILSFEKDLQL; encoded by the coding sequence ATGAGCAGCAATCCAAAACTGCATAAATTTTTCCACCGTACACCCATCCAAATCAGGTTTAACGATATCGATCAACTTTCACACGTAACCAACTCGGTTTACCAGCAGTACTTTGACCTAGGCAGGTTGAAGTACTTTACTGAGGTTTTACAGGAAAAAATGAACTGGGAGGTAGAAGGGCTTGTATTGGCGAGTATCACTATAGATTACATTATTCCCATACGCATGTGGGATAATATTGAGGTATTAAGTAAGATTTATGAAATAGGCAACAAAAGCCTAAAAATGCGTCAGGAGATTTTTAACAACACTACCGGTGAAGTGGCCGCAGTAAGCAAAGCTGTAATGGTTTGTTTCAGCAATGCGGCCGGCAAATCCATTCCCATCCCGCACCGTTGGAGGGAGTTAATATTAAGCTTTGAGAAAGATTTACAGCTATAG
- a CDS encoding 30S ribosomal protein S16, which produces MPVKIRLSRQGRKKRPFYHIVVADSRAPRDGRFIERIGSYNPLTNPATIELNFDRALDWLQKGAQPTDTCRAILSYKGVMLKKHLLEGVKKGALTPEQAEAKFQDWVSQKEAKIKAKIDSLAKGEAEEMKKRMEAESKVRDARAQEIAKKRAEMAAKEADSQAESTSEETENAEA; this is translated from the coding sequence ATGCCTGTAAAAATCAGACTAAGCCGCCAGGGAAGGAAGAAAAGACCTTTCTACCACATTGTGGTGGCGGATAGCAGGGCGCCACGAGATGGCAGATTCATTGAGAGGATTGGTTCATACAATCCCCTTACAAATCCTGCTACTATTGAATTAAATTTTGATAGGGCATTGGACTGGCTGCAAAAAGGCGCTCAACCAACTGACACCTGTAGGGCTATCCTATCGTACAAAGGTGTAATGCTAAAGAAACACCTTCTTGAGGGTGTTAAAAAGGGTGCTCTTACCCCCGAGCAAGCTGAGGCTAAATTCCAGGATTGGGTAAGCCAAAAGGAAGCTAAGATTAAGGCTAAGATTGATTCATTGGCCAAGGGCGAAGCCGAGGAGATGAAGAAACGCATGGAAGCCGAATCGAAGGTTCGTGATGCTCGCGCTCAGGAAATAGCCAAGAAGCGCGCCGAAATGGCTGCCAAAGAAGCCGATTCTCAAGCAGAGTCAACTTCGGAGGAAACCGAAAACGCTGAGGCTTAA
- the rpsB gene encoding 30S ribosomal protein S2: MSRTNFQELLEAGVHFGHLKRKWNAKMAPYIFMEKNGIHIIDLHKTVVKIDEAAAAVKQIAKSGRKILFVATKKQAKDIVAERIKAINMPYVTERWPGGMLTNFPTIRKAVKKMNSIDKMMTDGTFDTLSKREKLQIQRQRAKLEKNLGSIANLNRLPAALFVVDVQKEYIAVREANRLNIPVIAMVDTCCDPTPIDFVIPANDDASKSIALIVDIMAKAIQEGLEERKAEKDKEPAAAEKEEGVKTRARKAKKAADVVEEPEDEDEADEVEEVEKPTATIVDDEIDEE; the protein is encoded by the coding sequence ATGTCAAGAACAAATTTTCAGGAACTGCTCGAAGCAGGTGTGCACTTTGGTCACTTAAAGCGCAAGTGGAACGCAAAGATGGCTCCTTACATCTTTATGGAGAAAAACGGTATCCACATTATCGACCTGCACAAAACAGTAGTAAAAATCGATGAAGCTGCCGCTGCAGTAAAGCAAATCGCCAAATCGGGTCGTAAGATCCTTTTTGTTGCCACCAAAAAACAGGCAAAGGACATTGTTGCCGAACGTATCAAGGCTATTAACATGCCTTACGTTACTGAGCGTTGGCCTGGTGGTATGCTCACCAACTTCCCCACCATCCGCAAAGCCGTTAAAAAGATGAACAGCATCGATAAGATGATGACCGACGGCACTTTCGACACCCTTTCAAAGCGTGAAAAGCTCCAAATTCAACGCCAACGCGCCAAGCTGGAAAAGAACCTTGGTTCAATTGCCAACCTCAATCGCTTACCAGCAGCCCTTTTTGTGGTTGACGTTCAAAAGGAATATATCGCCGTTCGTGAAGCCAATAGGCTTAACATTCCGGTTATCGCAATGGTTGATACCTGCTGTGATCCTACTCCAATCGATTTTGTGATACCCGCTAACGACGATGCATCCAAATCTATCGCCCTGATTGTTGACATCATGGCTAAAGCCATTCAGGAAGGGCTTGAGGAACGCAAGGCTGAAAAGGATAAGGAACCTGCCGCTGCCGAAAAAGAGGAGGGCGTAAAAACCCGCGCTCGCAAGGCTAAAAAAGCTGCCGATGTAGTTGAAGAGCCCGAAGATGAGGATGAAGCCGACGAGGTTGAAGAGGTTGAAAAACCCACTGCCACTATCGTTGACGATGAGATTGACGAAGAATAA
- the def gene encoding peptide deformylase, protein MIRTVYVYGSPVLRKVAQNITPDYPQLDALIADMFETMEQSDGIGLAAPQIGLSIRLFVVDGTPLADDDPTLKDFRKVFINAQITERFGEKVIYNEGCLSLPGLHEDVERESKIRIRYLDEKFVEHEEVYEGMAARIIQHEYDHLDGILFTDRVSPIRKQLLRSKLNAIAKGKYSASYKCRIG, encoded by the coding sequence ATGATACGAACAGTTTACGTTTACGGATCGCCAGTATTGCGCAAGGTGGCTCAGAATATAACACCCGATTACCCCCAGCTCGATGCACTTATAGCTGACATGTTCGAAACCATGGAGCAATCCGATGGTATTGGTTTGGCTGCCCCCCAAATTGGCCTTTCCATTAGGCTTTTTGTGGTTGACGGCACTCCCCTTGCCGACGATGACCCAACCCTTAAGGATTTCCGCAAGGTCTTCATAAACGCCCAGATTACTGAACGTTTTGGCGAGAAAGTAATTTATAACGAAGGTTGCCTTAGCCTGCCCGGCTTACATGAGGATGTTGAACGGGAGTCGAAAATTCGCATTCGTTACCTCGACGAGAAATTTGTGGAGCACGAGGAAGTGTATGAGGGCATGGCTGCCCGCATCATCCAGCATGAGTACGACCACCTGGATGGCATACTCTTTACCGACCGTGTATCGCCCATCCGCAAGCAGCTGCTCCGCTCAAAGCTCAATGCAATAGCCAAGGGTAAGTATAGCGCAAGCTACAAGTGCCGGATTGGATAA
- a CDS encoding LytR/AlgR family response regulator transcription factor has translation MLKALIVDDEIASLRTLELLLGHFEQHIEIIGVAYSASEGIDKVTKYDPDIVFLDIEMPGGSGFDFLEGCPHRNFDVIFITAYNNYAIKAFKYSAIDFLLKPIEVDELHEALEKVIRRRYSNFDGRNKYFALFENIKEIIPQKLVVSTNDKYECLDVGEIVFVESVPNGTQIKLVNGSQFLANNPFGDICTLLEERNFSFINPNCLINLGMIRKISNKPEGNIELKNHELITVRGEYLERLNHQLENISK, from the coding sequence ATGCTTAAGGCCCTAATTGTTGACGATGAGATTGCCTCGTTACGTACGCTTGAGTTGCTCCTAGGACATTTTGAGCAGCATATCGAGATTATTGGGGTTGCTTATTCTGCCAGTGAAGGTATCGATAAGGTAACCAAATATGATCCCGATATCGTTTTCCTCGACATCGAAATGCCAGGAGGTAGCGGCTTCGATTTCCTTGAGGGTTGTCCTCACCGGAACTTTGATGTTATCTTTATAACCGCATACAATAACTACGCCATCAAGGCCTTTAAGTACAGCGCTATCGATTTTTTACTAAAGCCAATTGAGGTTGATGAACTCCACGAAGCGTTGGAAAAGGTTATCCGTCGGCGTTACTCAAACTTTGATGGCCGTAACAAGTATTTCGCCCTCTTTGAGAATATCAAGGAGATTATTCCCCAGAAGTTGGTGGTTTCAACAAATGACAAGTACGAATGCCTTGATGTTGGCGAAATTGTTTTTGTTGAGAGTGTTCCTAACGGAACCCAAATCAAGCTGGTAAATGGCAGCCAATTTCTGGCCAACAACCCTTTTGGCGACATTTGCACTTTGCTTGAGGAACGTAATTTTAGCTTCATCAACCCAAACTGCCTGATTAACCTTGGAATGATCCGTAAAATTTCAAATAAGCCAGAAGGTAATATTGAGCTGAAAAACCACGAGCTAATTACCGTAAGGGGCGAGTATCTGGAACGTTTGAATCATCAGCTCGAGAATATTTCAAAATAA